A single region of the Vicia villosa cultivar HV-30 ecotype Madison, WI linkage group LG4, Vvil1.0, whole genome shotgun sequence genome encodes:
- the LOC131598774 gene encoding uncharacterized protein LOC131598774: MESSDEENDVVTGNHAPKELTRLSSTGAKFVDEVLNGPNQRCLDNFRMDKQVFYKLCDILETKGLLRDTNRIKIEEQLAMFMFIIGHNLRIRAVQELFHYSGETISRHFNNVLNAVMSISKEYFQPPSLDVHELISEDCRFFPYFKDCVGAVDGIYVPVTVGVDEQGPFRNPDGLLSQNVLAACSFDLKFCYVLAGWEGSATNLQVFNSAITRRNKLQVPEGKYYLVDNKYPNVPGFIAPYPRTPYHSKDFTSGYHPQDACELFNQRHSLLRNVTGRTFGALKERFPILMAAPSYPLQTQVKLVVAACALHNYIRGEKPDDWIFKMYDKDASFTMGESLPPPEVETHPKTNVETQNQYQGLSFNPDEIALASQLRVSITTEMWNKYIQDIPLM; this comes from the exons ATGGAGAGTTCCGATGAAGAAAACGACGTCGTCACTGGTAATCACGCACCTAAGGAACTTACTCGTTTATCATCTACTGGTGCAAAATTCGTTGATGAAGTACTTAACGGTCCAAATCAACGTTGTTTGGATAATTTCCGAATGGATAAACAAGTGTTCTACAAGCTATGTGATATTCTAGAAACTAAGGGTTTATTGCGTGACActaataggatcaaaattgaagaGCAATtagctatgtttatgtttattattGGTCATAATTTGAGAATTAGGGCTGTTCAGGAATTGTTTCATTATTCGGGCGAAACGATTAGTCGGCATTTTAATAATGTTTTGAATGCGGTTATGTCGATTTCGAAGGAGTATTTTCAGCCGCCGAGCTTGGATGTTCATGAATTAATCTCTGAAGATTGTAGATTCTTTCCGTATTTTAAA GATTGTGTGGGAGCAGTTGATGGTATATATGTACCTGTGACAGTTGGTGTAGATGAACAAGGACCTTTCCGCAATCCAGACGGGTTACTTTCACAAAATGTTCTGGCAGCATGCTCATTTGACCTCAAGTTTTGTTATGTTTTAGCTGGCTGGGAAGGGTCTGCTACAAACTTACAAGTTTTTAATTCAGCAATCACCAGGAGGAATAAATTGCAGGTCCCCGAAG GTAAATACTACCTGGTCGACAACAAGTATCCAAACGTGCCGGGTTTCATTGCTCCATATCCTCGTACTCCCTACCACTCCAAGGATTTTACCAGTGGTTACCACCCACAGGATGCATGTGAGCTGTTCAATCAACGACACTCATTATTACGAAATGTCACCGGCCGAACTTTTGGGGCTTTAAAGGAGCGATTTCCCATATTGATGGCAGCTCCTTCATACCCATTACAGACACAGGTAAAGTTAGTGGTGGCAGCTTGTGCATTACACAATTACATTCGTGGGGAAAAACCAGATGATTGGATTTTTAAGATGTATGATAAAGATGCGTCATTTACAATGGGAGAATCACTACCTCCACCAGAGGTTGAAACACATCCGAAAACAAATGTCGAGACCCAAAACCAGTATCAGGGTCTTAGTTTTAATCCTGATGAAATTGCACTTGCTTCACAGTTAAGGGTTTCTATTACAACTGAAATGTGGAACAAATATATCCAGGATATTCCCCTCATGTAA